From Actinoplanes oblitus, a single genomic window includes:
- a CDS encoding dihydrofolate reductase family protein — protein sequence MAKLISTLFISADGVAEIDPDWHFPYFDENMGRAVSEDYESADVLLIGRETYDSFAGAWPDRESGGGEDAPFAKQLGDMRKVVVSRRSPEFTWRNSERLDGELVPAVTALKQTAGVRAILIPGSLSVVRQLLAAGLVDELRLLVHPVAARKGRRLFDEGDRPYHLKVTSTEAFPTGVLRVIYAPGEAPGQAGYDDAKDKLG from the coding sequence ATGGCGAAGCTGATCTCGACGCTGTTCATCTCGGCCGACGGGGTCGCCGAGATCGATCCCGACTGGCATTTCCCGTACTTCGACGAGAACATGGGCCGGGCGGTCAGCGAGGACTACGAGAGCGCCGACGTGCTGCTGATCGGCCGGGAGACCTACGACAGTTTCGCCGGGGCGTGGCCGGATCGCGAGAGCGGCGGTGGGGAGGACGCGCCGTTCGCCAAGCAGCTCGGCGACATGCGCAAGGTGGTGGTGTCCCGCCGGTCGCCGGAGTTCACCTGGCGCAACTCGGAACGGCTCGACGGCGAGCTGGTGCCCGCGGTGACGGCGCTGAAGCAGACCGCCGGGGTGCGCGCGATCCTGATCCCCGGGTCGCTGTCGGTGGTGCGGCAGCTGCTCGCGGCCGGGCTGGTCGACGAGCTGCGGCTGCTGGTGCATCCGGTGGCCGCGCGCAAGGGGCGGCGGCTGTTCGACGAGGGCGACCGGCCGTACCACCTGAAGGTGACGTCGACCGAGGCGTTCCCGACCGGGGTGCTCCGGGTGATCTACGCGCCGGGCGAGGCGCCCGGGCAGGCCGGATATGACGACGCCAAGGACAAGCTCGGCTGA
- a CDS encoding aminotransferase-like domain-containing protein encodes MPSQRLAAVASSPVRDLLALINRPEIISFAGGLPAPELFDVPAWRAAFDTALSGPAARRHLQYAPTEGDARLRELVAARMTGRALPTGADQLLITTGSQQALALVAAALLDPGAVVAVEQPTYLAALQCFSMAGARLVPITPDDPDSVADVFARERPELLYLVPTFANPTGRTLDAGRRAALVALAERHGVWIVEDDPYGELRYRGAHLTPMAAGSDRVIHLGSLSKIGAPGLRLGWLRTPAALRAALIVAKQAADLHTSTIDQAAAAAYLATADLDAHLARLRAAYRERRDTMLGMLPRIMPAGTRWTDPDGGMFVWVRLPGPADTAAILPRALDHDVAFVPGAPFYATDPDPATLRLSFSSSTPAEITAGMRRLGAAVTAG; translated from the coding sequence ATGCCCAGCCAGCGCCTGGCCGCCGTGGCCAGCTCACCCGTGCGCGACCTGCTCGCCCTGATCAACCGCCCGGAGATCATCTCGTTCGCCGGTGGTCTGCCCGCCCCGGAACTGTTCGACGTGCCCGCCTGGCGCGCCGCGTTCGACACCGCGCTGTCCGGTCCGGCCGCCCGCCGGCACCTGCAGTACGCGCCGACCGAGGGCGACGCCCGGCTGCGCGAGCTGGTCGCCGCCCGGATGACCGGTCGCGCCCTGCCCACCGGCGCCGACCAGCTCCTGATCACCACCGGGTCGCAGCAGGCCCTCGCCCTGGTCGCGGCCGCCCTGCTCGACCCGGGCGCGGTCGTCGCCGTCGAGCAGCCCACCTACCTGGCCGCCCTGCAGTGCTTCAGCATGGCCGGCGCCCGGCTCGTCCCGATCACCCCCGACGACCCGGACAGCGTCGCCGACGTCTTCGCCCGCGAGCGTCCCGAGCTGCTCTACCTGGTGCCGACGTTCGCCAACCCGACCGGGCGCACCCTGGACGCCGGCCGCCGGGCCGCGCTGGTCGCCCTGGCCGAACGCCACGGCGTCTGGATCGTCGAGGACGACCCGTACGGCGAGCTGCGCTACCGGGGCGCGCACCTGACCCCGATGGCGGCCGGCAGCGACCGGGTCATCCACCTCGGCAGCCTCTCCAAGATCGGCGCGCCGGGGCTGCGGCTCGGCTGGCTGCGCACCCCGGCCGCACTGCGGGCCGCCCTGATCGTCGCGAAACAGGCCGCCGACCTGCACACCTCCACGATCGACCAGGCCGCCGCGGCCGCCTACCTGGCCACCGCCGACCTGGACGCGCACCTGGCCCGGCTGCGCGCGGCCTACCGGGAACGCCGCGACACCATGCTCGGCATGCTGCCACGGATCATGCCCGCCGGGACGCGCTGGACCGACCCGGACGGCGGCATGTTCGTCTGGGTCCGGCTGCCCGGGCCGGCCGACACCGCCGCGATCCTGCCCCGCGCCCTCGACCACGATGTGGCGTTCGTGCCCGGCGCCCCGTTCTACGCCACCGACCCGGACCCGGCCACGCTGCGGCTGTCGTTCAGTTCCAGCACGCCGGCCGAGATCACCGCGGGGATGCGGCGCCTCGGCGCGGCGGTGACGGCCGGCTGA